The segment CCTTCATATTGCTGCAAAGCCTGAATCAAAATATTGACCGACATGATATCCAAGTGGTTGGTGGGCTCATCTAACAGAAGAAAATTGGCCTCAGAAATCAAGGTTTTGGCCAAAGCCACTCTTGATTTTTCACCTCCAGACAGTACTTTTATCTTCTTGAATACATCTTCATCTGAGAATAAAAAACACCCCAAGACGCTTCTCAGTTCTTGCTCGGTCTTGCCTGATCCAAACTGCTTGAGTTCTTCTAGTATTTCGTTGTCTATGTTGAGGGATTCTAGTTGATGCTGCGCATAGAATGCTGGAATTACATTGAATCCAATTTTGGTTTCTCCCTCTTTGTCATCGTCACCATCTATGATTCTGAGTAGCGTAGATTTTCCTTTACCATTTGCACCGATTACTGCGATTTTGTCACCCCGCTCGATGTGGGCGTTGGCTTTGGTCAGGATATTGATACCTGGGTAAGACTTGGTAATATCCTCCATCATCACCACGTGTCTACCTGATTGCTTACCAAAGTTGAACTTGAAGTTGATGGCGGCATTGTCATCGATCACATCCTCCACTCTTTCCATTCGCTCTAGGGCTTTGACCCTGGATTGTACCTGACGGGCTTTGGTGGCTTTGGATCGGAATCGCTCCACAAACTTTTCGGTTTGTTTGATGGCTTGTTGCTGATTGAGGAAGGCGTTTTTTTGCAGTTCGTTGCGCAGTTCCTTTTCTTCCAGATAGTTGGTGTAGTTGCCGGGGTAGGGGTTGAGCTTTTGCTGACTAACTTCGACAATCATGTTGACGGTATTGTTGAGGAATTCCCGGTCGTGAGAGACGACGATCACGGCTCCTTCATAGCTTTTGAGGTAATTCTCAATCCACTGAATGGACGGTAGATCTAGGTGGTTGGTCGGCTCATCTAGCATGAGCAGAGAAGGAGATTCCAATAGCAATTTGGCCAAAATCACACGCATTCTCCATCCTCCCGAAAATTCCTTGAGGGGTCTCTGAAGGTCTTCGGTTTTGAATCCAATCCCTTCTAGTACTTCTTCTGCCTTGCTTTGGAGGGTGTAGCCATCCTTGGCTTCATATTCTTCTTGTAGGCGAGCCAGCTTCTCCACCAATTTGTCTTCGTAGTTGGTTTCCATCTGATGGAGAGTTTTTTCGATGGCGTGTTGGATGTCGATTACCTCCTGAAAAGCCTCCATCACCACAGAGAGTATCGAGTCTTCGGATTGGAAAGACAGCATGTCTTGATTCAAAAATCCTATGGTGCAATCTTTGGCTTTGCTGATGTCTCCACCATCTTTTTGCAGCTGGTTGGTGATCAATTTCAACAAAGTAGATTTACCAGTACCATTGAGCCCGATCAGACCAATTTTGTCTTTTGGTTTGATGTGTAGAGAAGCTTCTTCGAAGAGGGCACGGCTACCGAGGTAGTAGGATAAATTATTAATTGAAATCATTCTGCAAATATGAAAAACATGATGAAGCTTTTAGGAGTCTTTTGGCTTTGATTTTATTTTTTTGGGAGATACAGGTCTAGGATACAAAAAAAAAACCTTGACGGTATCGCCAAGGTTTTTCATTGAAGTTGTTTTTTTGAGGTCGAGATTATTTCTTCTCTACCGTTTTAGTTACGCTGTACACGTCATTGGATACAGAGTAAGAATATTTTCCAGCTGGGTAAGCTGACAAGTCAAATGCTTTCGCATATTTTGAGCTGTTTACGTCTTTGTCAGCGTAGATCAATGCACCGTAAGCGTCATAGATTTTTACTTTGACCAATTCTCCCTCCAACTTGTTGAAAGTAACGGCTACTTTAGAACCAGCCAATGGAGAGATTTGTACTTTAAGCTCTGGGCTTATCATTTTTTCAGTCTTTTCACCTGCAACAGCAAGAGTAGACATAGCGATCATCAAAGAAAGTGCGATTGTTTTTAGCGTCGTTTTCATGTTCGTAGTGTTTTGTTTGTGTGTTGATTACGATGCAATGATAACGCGACTATCTAGGCTGAGAAATCCAATTTCGGTGAGCTTTAATAAAATTCTGGTGAAATGAAGGAAATTATCTTTTAATCATATCAATCCAAGCAATGTATTGACTGTTTACTGTGGTAATTTGCAGAGGAAGAGAAGATTAGTGTTCAGGGTTGGATTGTCTAAAGTGCTTTTAATTAGGAGATTAACGTAGTTCTTATGCTTAAATATGGAGCTGTCTGGTGATAGAGTTTGTGTATATAAAGATTGATGAATACTATTGCTATAGTAAATCCTTTGTTCATTCAAAATAATACCAGCCATTATGGAAAGCAGCTATCAAGAGAAAGTAAGTGTGCGGACTCGTTTCCGATCATTCTTATTAAGACAGTCTCAATTTTTTACTCCAAAAGCATTCTCAAATGTTACACTGCTATTTGCATTGTTTTCTATCCTGTTGTATGCAGGATGTCAAGATGATGATGGTGGAGATGTGAAACCAGAGGAGGTAGTTGAATACTCACTGCTCAAGCCTCCGGTTGTAAATAAAGTATATAATGGTAGCCAGTTTTTGATTCCCGAAATTGCATTTAACTATCCCATTGATTCCCCATTTAGGATTGAAACAGACACTACAGTTGTTGATTATTTGTTTGAGTTGGATTCTGTTTATTTGACCTCCAATGGCGTGGTAGGTCGTATAAATGCCAGTGCTATGAGTTGGAATCCTACCAAAGATACCTTATCAACTCTATTTTATTTCCCTTTTGAGGGTCTAGTAGGATACAATATTAATATTGAATTGAAGCTATCAACCATGGTTGATGGAGAGTGGGTTGCTATGAAGTTCGAGAATGAAGAAGGAAATTATAAAGCAGTGCTTTATTGTAATATTTCAACTATAGACGATGTGCATTGGGTGAAAGGGATACAAATGGAGGAAGGAGAGCAATTAAATCCATATAGACCTGTCGTATTTGACCTGAAATTTATTCCAAAGGACGAATTTATGTGGGTGGATTCATTGAATAGAGATATAAAATACGTGTATGATATCAACTTGCAACGTGATGGGCAGTCTATAGAGTTTGAATATGAAATACATTCGGATACAAGAGAGTTAGAGATTTTACCTAAAGAGATATTATGTGAATCATGTGAGTACAGCTTGATGGTTGAGGGGAAGTATTTAACCATTGTTTTTGGTGAAGAGCAGGAGTTGGCCGATGCAGATGGAGTCATTGAGGAAAGGAGTGTTTTCACCTTTGCCAGTAGTGGACATTCAACAGCTGAAGGTATAGCATTAGGTAATATTGATTATAGCTATCCTGTAGATAGACAGTATCATTTTTTGGTCAAAGAATACCCAAAGGGATACATGAAGGTATATCATGAACAAGAAGGTTTATTCAAATCAACAACCAATTCGACTTGGACTAAGCATGTGCGTTTTTCTGATCTTGCTGGAGTTTACAGCCAGGAGGTAGCACTGTCCTACTCGAATCTATTTTTTGAATATGACATGCCTGAGGATTTTGCAAAAGAGACCATATACAAAGGGGAGTTTTTGGAGAAGTCGGACACAGGAGAAGAGTCGATATTTTATACTTTTTATTTCAGAACCAGTCTCTACGATACTTTCATGGAGAAAATACAGGAAAATGGCCCGAGTAATTTTTATTGGAGAGATCCAATTCATGAAAGATTACCTCCACGGTATATATGCGGTAATTTTCTTCCTAATAACAAGGAAGCATTTGGAGAAATTGAAATTAATGGAGTTCCCGATAAGCATATTGAGCCTATGCTAGTGCTTTACAATGATTTTGCAAACAATGAGTTTTATCAAACTGAGATATACTCTAGGATATATGAGGCAGTAGATAAAGGACTTTTGACTATAGAGAGTTATTTGGGGTATGGCGTGCCACCAATAAATAGTGTGTTTTGGAGGCAGAACCCATCTAACATTCAAATGAGCGATGATCAGATAGAAGCGAATGATGCTCCTAATGCTTTTAAAGGTTTTAATCCTATTGGTATAGGTTCAGGTAAAGTGGAAATTCGGGCTCATACCACTTTTGTTGATCATCATATAGAAATTGTAAAGAAGGCCAAAGCTTATAAGGGAGAGCCAAATGACTTAATTCAGGAAATAATAAACAATGAGTCTGTTTTTCTGATTCTAGAAAATGGGGAAGTTAATTTTCCATATTATATAGAATATAGACTTCCAGGTAATCAGCATACGAGTAAGTATTATCACACTTATGTGTCGAATTAGTGTCTGAATAAGGTTAAGAGGAAATAAAACAAGGTCTGTGATCAATTCTCAGACCTTGTTTGTCTTCACCTGTTCGATTTCTCGATTTTTCGCCTTAATCATTCTGTCTTTCTGTTTCGGTTCTTAACTTGTACATTCAATTAATCAAACCATCAAAATGAGAACATATCTGATCCTGCTGAGCATAATTGTTTCTATGAATTCTTGCTCTACCCCAGACAATCCTACTGAAACCAAAGAAGAACCAGAAGTAATAGAGCCAACAGACTCATTGTCGTCTCTCAAGCTGCCAGATGGTTTCAAGATCGAAATATATGCTGAAGGTGTCGAGAATGCTCGCTCCATGGCGATGAGTGACGAGGGAGTACTCTATGTGGGTACCAAAGATGCCGGTAACCTGTATGCACTAGTCGACACGGATGGCGATTTCAAATCAGACAAGAAATATACGCTCGCCAAAGACCTAAACATGCCTAATGGTGTGGCGATCAAAGACGGAAATCTCTACGTGGCAGAAGTCAGTAAATTGACCAGATATGATGGCATAGATCAGAAACTCGAAAACTTAGGAGAAGGAACTGTGATCTATGAAAATTACCCTACCGAAAAACATCATGGTTGGAAGTATATTGCATTTGGGCCAGATGGCAAGTTGTATATCCCAGTTGGTGCACCTTGCAACATCTGCGAAAGCAAAGATGAAATCTATGCCAGCATCACTCGTATCAACCCCGATGGCAGTGACAGAGAGATTTATGTCCACGGTGTTCGCAATTCAGTAGGTTTTACCTGGGACGAAGAGGGGACACTCTGGTTTACAGACAATGGCAGAGACATGCTAGGCGATGATATGCCTCCTTGTGAGTTGAACAAGGCCACTGAGATGGGGCAGCATTTTGGTTATCCCTATTGTCATGGAGGAGATATTGCAGACCCCGAGTTTGGATCAAAATTCCCTTGTTCTGATTTTGTCGTGCCTGCCTACAAGTTGGGAGCACATGTGGCACCCTTGGGAGTGAAGTTTTATACGGGTACAATGTTTCCCGCGTCTTACTCAGGCTCTTTAATCATCGCCGAGCATGGGTCTTGGAACAGAACTAGGAAATCTGGCTACCGTCTGATGCAAGTCAAAGTAGAGAATGGTAAAGCTGTGTCCTACGATGTGTTTGTAGAGGGCTGGCTGGATCAGGAGGAACAAGAAGCTTGGGGGCGACCTGTGGATGTACTGATGCTCAAAGACGGCTCGCTCTTGGTGTCAGACGACAAAGCTGGGATGATATACCGAATCAGTTACAGTGCTGCATGATCGAGAAGCATAGGGTCACGATCACCACACAAGCTACCTTTCATACGCTGAATCAACTGACGGATACAACACAGCGTATCTGGATTGTCTGTCATGGACATGGACAGTTGGCGGAGGATTTTGTCCTGCCATTTCAGTTTTTGGATTCCAAAACTAATTTTGTGATTGCCTTAGAAGGCTTGTCCAAGTTCTACCTGAGAGGAAATCAAAAAGTAGGAGCGAGTTGGATGACCAAGGAAAACCGTGATATGGAGATCAAGAATCAAACAGCGTATGCCCGTACTGTTCTTGAGACCTTATTGGGTGATCGTAGAATCGATCAATTTGAGATGGTGTTGTTGGGCTTTTCGCAGGGGGCATCAGCTATTTGGAGGTTGGCAGTGCACCTACAGATTCCCTTTAGTCATTTGATTCATTGGGCGGGTAGTTTTCCTCCTGAGTTGGATTACGATGATTTTGATTTCCTATCTAGGGATGCCAAAGTCCATGGTGTCCTAGGAGATCAAGACAATTACTATGACGAGGAAGTATTCGGATTGGAAATAAACAAGATCGAAAAGGCCACAGGGATCAAACCTGTGTTGTTTTCTTATGCAGGAAAGCATACCGTGGAACAAGAAGCCTTGGAATCCCTAGTCCTTACAT is part of the Reichenbachiella agarivorans genome and harbors:
- the abc-f gene encoding ribosomal protection-like ABC-F family protein, which produces MISINNLSYYLGSRALFEEASLHIKPKDKIGLIGLNGTGKSTLLKLITNQLQKDGGDISKAKDCTIGFLNQDMLSFQSEDSILSVVMEAFQEVIDIQHAIEKTLHQMETNYEDKLVEKLARLQEEYEAKDGYTLQSKAEEVLEGIGFKTEDLQRPLKEFSGGWRMRVILAKLLLESPSLLMLDEPTNHLDLPSIQWIENYLKSYEGAVIVVSHDREFLNNTVNMIVEVSQQKLNPYPGNYTNYLEEKELRNELQKNAFLNQQQAIKQTEKFVERFRSKATKARQVQSRVKALERMERVEDVIDDNAAINFKFNFGKQSGRHVVMMEDITKSYPGINILTKANAHIERGDKIAVIGANGKGKSTLLRIIDGDDDKEGETKIGFNVIPAFYAQHQLESLNIDNEILEELKQFGSGKTEQELRSVLGCFLFSDEDVFKKIKVLSGGEKSRVALAKTLISEANFLLLDEPTNHLDIMSVNILIQALQQYEGTFILVSHDRHFVTNVANKIWWIEDQQIKEYPGTYEEYKYWLSNNTKTPAKKEPEVKKEAPKEKVKKEKNIDQVQLSKLKKELNNVESNIEKLEAEKKQLEADLANPDHFNDLEKLSALDQSYKKLQADLDDKNERWESLVMEIEEIES
- a CDS encoding T9SS type A sorting domain-containing protein; amino-acid sequence: MKTTLKTIALSLMIAMSTLAVAGEKTEKMISPELKVQISPLAGSKVAVTFNKLEGELVKVKIYDAYGALIYADKDVNSSKYAKAFDLSAYPAGKYSYSVSNDVYSVTKTVEKK
- a CDS encoding PQQ-dependent sugar dehydrogenase, giving the protein MRTYLILLSIIVSMNSCSTPDNPTETKEEPEVIEPTDSLSSLKLPDGFKIEIYAEGVENARSMAMSDEGVLYVGTKDAGNLYALVDTDGDFKSDKKYTLAKDLNMPNGVAIKDGNLYVAEVSKLTRYDGIDQKLENLGEGTVIYENYPTEKHHGWKYIAFGPDGKLYIPVGAPCNICESKDEIYASITRINPDGSDREIYVHGVRNSVGFTWDEEGTLWFTDNGRDMLGDDMPPCELNKATEMGQHFGYPYCHGGDIADPEFGSKFPCSDFVVPAYKLGAHVAPLGVKFYTGTMFPASYSGSLIIAEHGSWNRTRKSGYRLMQVKVENGKAVSYDVFVEGWLDQEEQEAWGRPVDVLMLKDGSLLVSDDKAGMIYRISYSAA
- a CDS encoding alpha/beta hydrolase translates to MIEKHRVTITTQATFHTLNQLTDTTQRIWIVCHGHGQLAEDFVLPFQFLDSKTNFVIALEGLSKFYLRGNQKVGASWMTKENRDMEIKNQTAYARTVLETLLGDRRIDQFEMVLLGFSQGASAIWRLAVHLQIPFSHLIHWAGSFPPELDYDDFDFLSRDAKVHGVLGDQDNYYDEEVFGLEINKIEKATGIKPVLFSYAGKHTVEQEALESLVLTF